The Schistocerca gregaria isolate iqSchGreg1 chromosome 2, iqSchGreg1.2, whole genome shotgun sequence genome contains the following window.
ctaaaaataaaatcactgtaccaattattcaggtatgtatatatatataagatccatagtaaattccacgtcctacatgtaagtaaatacaaataaaaaatatagatgctccatttgcgtgtaaggttcggataattcaaccattatttacgtctcggcagatgtgtactacactactgaatgctatttcaatatttgatgtataatgtatagctataaatagtccagttacgatttgaattaccaaacataaccctaatagggatccaaaatttcatcaaaatgaaatatttgttggggcaggtaagtcaattaaagagttattaataattttaattaaaggatgtcttaatcgtaagggtttattcattagtaattatcttattttacgaataggtccctgattaatattggtgattttaacaactgctagtagtgctaaaaataaataaattattattattattgtaataatgaatgttggtctattatataatttttctaaagatattgttatttcttgataattgattgaattatcaatatttatagtttcggtgtttttgaaaaagtctataaatatagatatatctagaataattaatattaatatgataaatactcacattattaatgtaataattatagtgattgatttaggctgaaatatttcgtttgatgcaattcttgtaatgtaaataaataatactagtataccaccaagaaatgttaaaaataaaatatatgataatcaatatctttctattattgttcctgttattaatccaactaggaaggtttgaaggataataaaaagcattattgatattgggtgtcttaatttaataaaattaatatttattacatttgataatgatataattattattttgatcatttcaggggttagtttatttaaaataccggttttggggaccgatgatggaagcttttccacctctgaagttttaaaagtgggggctggacttatttccggtttacaagaccggcgttttttttaaactattaaaactaatgtttatattctctatttttacttctttattgatttattttgctggtgtttatgttttttcttctaaacgtaaacatttattaatggttcttttgagattagaatatattgttctttctttatttatgttagttattgttttcttattgagtttgattatgattatttttttcctgttatttttttagttttttctgtttgtgagggtgctttaggtctttctattttagtttcaataattcgttctcatggtaatgatttttttaattcttttggtttatctttatgttaaagtatttatttataactattttttgatccctctttgtttattaaataattgttgatggttggttcattctttaatgtttctgtcgggttttgtttttataatttgtgtttattcatatgctgatttgaatataattagatattattttggtattgattatttttcttttagtttaattttacttagtttttggatttgttctttaataatcactgctagaggttcagtttatttaagttcatatcattctaatttttttgtttttatggttttgattttaataattatgctttattgttcatttgctagattaagtcttctttctttttatattttttttgaggctagattagttcctactttacttttaattttgggttggggttatcaacctgagcgtttgcaggctggtgtttatttaattttttatactttggttgctagattacctttattattagttttatttaaggtttatgatttttctaatactttatattttcctttattggttgattttggttcttattattttatgttttatgtatttataattttggcttttttagttaagatacctatgtttttggttcatttatgacttcctaaggctcatgtagaggcccctatttcaggtagaataattcttgctggtgttttattaaagttaggtggttatggtatttttcgtgttataaaggttatttcttatttgggtttaaagtttaattatttttgattgtctttaggtttatctgggggtgttattgtaagatttatttgttttcgtcaggttgatttaaagtctttaattgcatattcttctgttgctcatataagaatggttattggtggattgatgactatgaattgatgaggttgtgtaggttctctttctctaatggttggtcatggtttatgttcttctggtttattttgtttatctaatattatttatgaacgtttaggtagacgaagattattaattaacaagggtataattaatttgatgccaaaatGGCTTTAtgttgatttcttttaagatcatcaaatatggctgctcctccttatttaaatttggtaggtgaaattagattattaaatagaattatatcttgatcttcttttagattctttgctttgatttttttatctttttttagagctgtttatactttgtatatatattcttattctcagcatgggaattattattctggtgtttatacttgttctcttggttattttcgtgaatatcatcttttacttttacattgattgcctttaaatattctctgtttaaaggatgaatatttctttgtttagtttgcttaagtattttaattaaaaatattgttttgtggaatcaatgatatgaagtttttcatcttaggccgtgaatttattttctatttgttctttgagttttttttctttgtttatttcgagaactataatttttattttaggtatttattatttaataattgattatagagtttttgttgagtgaaagcttttcaatttaaatggttctatagttgttataactttaattttggattgaatatctcttatttttatatcttttgttatatatatttcttctttggttatttattatagagaggattatatatctggtgaaaagaatataaatcgttttattattattgttttaatatttattctttctataggttttttaattattagtcctaatttaattagaattttattaggttgagatggtttaggtttagtttcttattgtttagttatttattatcaaaatgtaaaatcttatagtgctggtatattaactgcactttctaatcgtattggtgatgttgctattttaatttctattgcatgaatgttaaattttggtggttgaaattatatttattattatgattttatttctaattcttttgaaataaagctcattactatattaattgttttagcagctataactaagagagctctgaTTCCTTTctattcatgacttcctgctgctatagcagctcctactcctgtttctgctttagttcattcttctactcttgttactgctggtgtttatttattaattcgttttagaccaatattggatacttataattgtggttgatttttacttttaattggttgtataactatatttatggctggattgggcgctaattttgagtttgatttaaagaagattattgctctttctactttaagacaacttggtttaataataagaattttggctataggttatccaaagcttgcattttttcattttttggctcatgctttatttaaggcattattatttatatgtgcaggttcaataattcataatttgaaggattctcaggatattcgttttataggatcaattgttaatttcatacctttaacttcagtttgttttaatgtttctagtttatctttgtgtggaataccttttttagcgggattttattcaaaggatttaattcttgagatggtttgtttaagatgaattaattgtttaattttttttctttattttttttctactggtttaactgcttcttattcttttcgtttgttttattattcaatatctggtgataataatttttattctagattttcttttgatgataagggttattatatttcatttggaataattggtctattgtttgttgctgtttttggtggtagtcttttatcttgattaatttttcctattcctcatgtgattgctttaccttattatttaaagtttttaactattacagttgttattttaggtgcttatttaggttatcttatttctaattttgatttttctcataatttattttctttaagtatactttcttttgttagatttgctggttctatatgatttataccttttctttcaactaagtttattagatatattcctttaaaaataggttattattcatctaagtcatttgattatggttgaggtgaattacttggtggtcaaggtttatatagattatttatttatttaattggttatattcaaggttgatatgattctaatttcaagatttatcttttaacttttattttttgaatatttattttggtaatattgtttttcgtttacttaaatagcttataattagagcgtgacactgaagatgttaaggaagtatttttacttttaagtatttataaatatagatatattatttt
Protein-coding sequences here:
- the LOC126336223 gene encoding NADH-ubiquinone oxidoreductase chain 5-like, which translates into the protein MAGLGANFEFDLKKIIALSTFRQLGLIIRILAIGYPKLAFFHLLAHALFKALLFICAGSIIHNLKDSQDIRFIGSIVNFIPLTSVCFNVSSLSLCGIPFLAGFYSKDLILEMVCLR